The nucleotide window AAGCTTGCTTAAAttttgtttgttgaaaagtCAAATGCAAAGGGGAAAAACATCTGGTATCTGTAGCTGTTGCAGATCAACGTTACGAACTCTAGCTTTCAACACGTTCCATGTTCTAGAGCAAGAGATTTGAAGTCTCGGCAGCTCAATCACAGCTGACCCTGATCTGCGAAAGAATTGTTTTTCAGGAAAAACTCAGGGAGAAATATGTGATATCGACGACTAACCTGATTCTGCCTGGAGGTGTAGTAATCCTGCCTGGCCAGCTGCAGAGCCAGGTCTCCCTTAACTACCGGCACATTGAGCAGCCTGGCTGACTCCCTAAGCGCAGCGGGTACTGGTCCACGGAGCAGAGcctccagctcagcctccacCATCTGCAGCTCCTTCCTGGACACAACCTCACGGACATGCAgtgaagaggaggtggaaaTGCTCTGGTAGAGTGAAGAGAGAGATATGAAGGAGAGCTTAAGCGAAGAAGCCAGAGGAGTAATAACTGAACACACAATGAGAGCAGTGATCCTGTTTGCAAGAGACACAAAATATATAGCATACTATGAATGTCTGCTTTACCTTGGTGTGAGAGGACTTCTCAGACAGCCAGTCCAGACCAGCCTTGAcactcttctcctctgccaTGGCCTGCATCAGTTGGTGCTCGGCCACAATATGAGACCACTGAAGTCTGGCCATCTCAGTCCTCCTGCGCTCCACCACTCGCTCTTCCCTGTCTCTCCCCTTGTGCtcattctcttcctcctctttatcTTCGCAAGAACTGAGGTCAAGGACCTGAAAGCGCTCAGAGCAAGAAGTCTCAACAATGTCAGAGATGCCCTGGAAGAAATGCTTCTGAGTGAAGGAAGTTAGTGTTTTAGTGTTCAGCTCCTCCTGATGCAGGTAGGGACCCAAGGACATCTgagagaggagcacagaggggcTTTTGGAAATAGAAAGGTTTGATGAGGCCACAggttctccttttcctttttgcttGCCTTCTGGCTGAACTGGGAGATATGAGGCAAGATTGTTCACCACATCTGTTAGGTTTTGCAATTGAGCGTTGGTGTCAGCATTCTCAGCTCCAATGGAGGCACTGGTCTCCTTCAGCTGATGTGCAGCGCTCTCCAGCTCTGCATTTAGTCGTAGGTCAACATCTGCACGGGAAGTGGCAACAACCTGCAACCTGTTATAGCGTCTCTGCTTCAGTTCTTTCTCCTTACGCAGTGCCTGGAGCTCTGCCTCCAAGTCCTCTATGGCTACATCCCCCTCTGATGCAAACAcggaagatgaggatgaagaagatgacCCTAAGATGTTTGCACTGCTCCCATCTGGAGGTCCAACGGTTTTAAGGACCTCGCCCAAGGCTGCTTCATCCAGAAGTGGTTTTCCAGACTTTCGTAGCTCCTGAAAAGCACGCGCCTCCTCCGTGGTGAGAACATTGCTCCGGTTGAGGGTCCGACAGACAAAGCGCAAGAAGTGAAGGTTCTCCGGAGCACAGTCAAACAGCCAGTCGAACTCAGATGCCTTCAGTGATGATGCGCCAGGATAACCTAGACGGCCAAGGGCCTCCACAAACTGGCCACCATCTAACATGGTGGTTCAGCACTCTGTGCccgctttgtttttgtgctagTCAAATCACAAAGCAGCACAATGGTGGATATGGAGGATTAGGTGAAGACCAACACAAAAGAGAGTGAGTGCATACATTGTAAAGCATATTCTCGGTCTGTTAAGACTATGGATGTCCCGAGTGGATTTGCATCATCTGGATAAGTAATAATTCAGGCATTCAAAAATTCTGTCAGCTAAATGTCAGTGAGAGTAGACTAAATATTGGAAAACTGCGATATAACGCCACACAATTCAACAGCACCAttacaaacagcagcaagtTGAATAAACACCTCCCTAAAACAGTTTCAACTAAATCTGCACATTATTCTAACGATTTGTCTTGCAACGTAAGAGTTAGTTACGTTAGTTAAGTTAACGTAACAACTTAAAAGCAGCTGACGCTTTATCACAGTTAGTGTTACGTTGACATCAGCGAACCGTTGCCGTATATTAAGCCGCAGTTCACCGTTAAGATAAacctctctgacagacagttcCAACAACGTTAAACGGTTGTCAGCGTTTTCGTCAATAAAtgctgattaattaattattgcTGGGATTTACGTAGCCTGACAAAGAGCAAATATTCACTTCTGTAGTCTGGTGAAAATATCATAACGCTATTGTGTTTAGCATCCAAACAGATCCGTGACAACAGCAaagctaagttagctagctagcaaacaGTTGTGGCATTCGTACTAGCCAGTTAATAGCCTGAGGCTATAGCTAGCCCGCTAACCGCTATGGTTCTTGTCAGTCGCGTCGACAGTAATGTGTTTCGTGTGTTATCTTACCAACAAAAGTCACACTTAGAAATGAAGTTTTACTATATATACTTACAACTTTATTCAGGAACTCCGTTTTGTTAGCATTCCGTCCTAGCCAGTCTGCCCGCGCGAAACATCCAAACTCGGCACGCAGGGACAACGTGACGTACTGCGTCATACGTTAGAGGCTGCGTTCAACTTCCAACCAATCAGACTCAATGCTTGACGCTTGACTCTCGCTTTCTCTCCACCCACGCTTGCATCGACTCGTCGCCGCTCGCTCCTTTTCCTGTGAGCCCACTTCTTCTGCCATTTCTTTGTGGGGAACGATAACTGGTAAGTCACATGGGGAGAGGCTGATGGGGCTATGTGTAATGTAACTTGCTGAAAAGAATAAGATGACCTGCTATTGTAGGGGAGGGGGCGTAAGGAAGTATACGGTAGACCGGCAGTCCACAGCAAGGGAGTTCACTTCTCACTTATGATGTTTACAGTTTTATGCTGTTTGCTTTTTCGAACTTTACAGGTAGTTAACTTTTTATTTACATCATCACACACTACTCACTGACATCGTCTTTCACCTGTCTCTCGGCTGAAGATTTGGTTGGGGTTATAGATAGGCAAGTATTGGTTAGTctgcaggaaattaatgtaagtgtATGTGAAGTGCCTAAAAGTGATGGGCACttagtgactgtgtgtgtgtgtgtgtgtgtgtgtgtgtgtgcaggcatgtgtCTGTGAGGTGAATGCATTCCTCTTCAATTACTGGTTTTGGCATGCCATATTTTGGATTTACTGCACTGCACATGCCAATATTATAAGTTCAATCTGAATGTAAAATCTGAGACGCTATCAATTCAAGACTTAACAACATAACTGTGCTGCTTTGATAAGAAGACACAGGCTGCGATTTGGACTCACAGTATTACTCGAGTTGGTTTCACATACCTGCTGAGGCTGAGTTGAATTatctttttaattttgattgAGAATCTTGTGATTCAAGTAGGCTTTCCTGGATCCTCAGTTACAGCTTTCGCTCGAATTCACTTCATTCACCCAAACAAAGAATCATGGTCCAAGCTAAGACGTGGATCCTGGCCAAGCACTTTGACGGCTTCCCAAAGGACAGCGACTTTGAGCTGAAGGTGGAGGACCTGCCTTCGCCCAAGGATGGGGGTAAGATGATTTTTATCTCTTAATTCTCTCTGCTTCGTCGCTGTTTGCTTGACTGAGCCccacacagaggagggaaacatctgcaTCATCTGTGTCCATTTAAACGCTGTTGTTTTGCACTCGTTGTGTTTCAGAGGTGCTTTTGGAAGCTGTGTTTCTCAGCATCGACCCGTACATGAGGTGAGTGGGATCACGTCTTAATCTATTTAATGCTACAAAGTCATGCAGGGATCCAAAAATGCATCTAAAATGTGACGTTTGTCTCGTCAGGCCGTTCAGTCGGGTTCGCATGAAAGAAGGCGATGTGATGATTGGAACTCAAGTGGCCAAgtaaggaacacacacacactcacacacacgcaggcatgcCGTTTATCCGTCATGATGTGCCGTGCTTGTTTACTGAAACAGAACCGTTCTGCACCTGCTATTAATTACTGAAGCCTTTGATTCGCAGAAAGCAGGAACAGACAACTGAAATGTTCTTGGCAGAGACGCTCAGTCTGTTTCAGGGCTGATAAACACGCAGAGCACATTAGTCGCCTCAATAGAAGCTGTTCGAAACCCACATGTTGcgtattttctttgctttgttgttAACCAAAGTGCTTAAAACTCATCTGCTGCGTGGTTTGACATCATGCGCACACTTAGACACGTAAACGGAAACACATTAATTGACAGTTTTGTGCTGCGTCTGTGTGCCGTTCATAcggcatcagcagcagcagcagccaccgtgccaccgtgcACTCAGGTGGGAACAGGTGAGAATCACTTGCCCTCGTCTTATCCTGTTTTTCCACAGAGTGATCCAAAGTAAAAACCCAGCATTTCCCGTGGGAAGCCATGTCGTCGGTCGCTGCGGTTGGAGAACCCACACAGTCTGCGATGGGACGGACCTCATTCCCATCATGCCCGACTGGCCGCAGGACGTGTCGTTGTCCCTGGCTCTGGGTGCCATCGGCATGCCAGGGTAAGACGGATGTCTGCCTGCATGGGTATGGATGGAAAGCAGAGGAGTTCCAGAAGTAAAAATCCAATCTGTTTTCTCATAGGCAGTTTACTGtgacttgtttttttccaacatTTACGACACGATGCTGAATCATTGTGACaaagcaaatgcacaaaaacagtGCTGGTTCAGGAATCAGAGGTTAAGGATGCATGACATAATCACTTCAGGAAATAAAGGAAGTTGTCAATAAGTGTGTGTAGCAGTGGGGTTGGGTTAGAATACTCCCATGTGTGACCTATTATTCGGAAAGTAAATAGCTAACCTCGCTGAGTAAACATAAGATAAAACGGCTAGTTTCACTGCTTATCTTTAAGGCTGATGAAGGGAGggggaataaaataaaatgggaaGGCTCCAGATGTTTTGTAGGAAGCAATTACAAAGAGTTTACATCATTAAAGTCCCAGAGGCCGCTCACGCTTTTCAGGTTCTGGTGGTTGGATTTTGCTCTTTCTCGTCCTCTCCAGACTGACGGCTCTGTACGGGATCGAGGAAGTCTTGGGACTCCAGAAGGGCGAGACCCTGCTGGTGAACGCGGCAGCGGGGGCGGTGGGCTCCGTGGTGGGCCAGATTGCCAAGATCAAGGGCTGTAAGGTGGTGGGTTCAGCGGGGTCTGACGCCAAGGTGGCTTTCCTCAAAGAACTGGGTTTTGATGAGGCCTTCAACTACAAGACTGTTGGTTCCCTGGAGGAGGCGCTGAAGAAGGCTTCTCCAGAGGGATACGACTGCTTCTTTGAAAACGTAAGTAATGGGGGTGTCGCTCCAAACCGGGGAGTCCTGCTTTACGTGGTTATTACACCCCCAGATGTGGGTACTTCAGTGTTTCAGCTTTCTCTAACAGTGTGGGCTAAAAGTTTAAAACATTATTGATATTCTCCTCTTGATTTTAGGTGGGAGGCCCTTTTTCAACTGCTGCCC belongs to Chaetodon trifascialis isolate fChaTrf1 chromosome 23, fChaTrf1.hap1, whole genome shotgun sequence and includes:
- the LOC139351075 gene encoding prostaglandin reductase 1-like, which produces MVQAKTWILAKHFDGFPKDSDFELKVEDLPSPKDGEVLLEAVFLSIDPYMRPFSRVRMKEGDVMIGTQVAKVIQSKNPAFPVGSHVVGRCGWRTHTVCDGTDLIPIMPDWPQDVSLSLALGAIGMPGLTALYGIEEVLGLQKGETLLVNAAAGAVGSVVGQIAKIKGCKVVGSAGSDAKVAFLKELGFDEAFNYKTVGSLEEALKKASPEGYDCFFENVGGPFSTAALQQMKNFGRIAVCGGIATYNDSVPQTGPYPHLTMIFKQLKMEGFLQSRWEHKHPESLKRLMGWLKEGKLQTREHITKGFENMPAAFMGLLQGENIGKAIIAT
- the haus3 gene encoding HAUS augmin-like complex subunit 3 isoform X1, with protein sequence MLDGGQFVEALGRLGYPGASSLKASEFDWLFDCAPENLHFLRFVCRTLNRSNVLTTEEARAFQELRKSGKPLLDEAALGEVLKTVGPPDGSSANILGSSSSSSSSVFASEGDVAIEDLEAELQALRKEKELKQRRYNRLQVVATSRADVDLRLNAELESAAHQLKETSASIGAENADTNAQLQNLTDVVNNLASYLPVQPEGKQKGKGEPVASSNLSISKSPSVLLSQMSLGPYLHQEELNTKTLTSFTQKHFFQGISDIVETSCSERFQVLDLSSCEDKEEEENEHKGRDREERVVERRRTEMARLQWSHIVAEHQLMQAMAEEKSVKAGLDWLSEKSSHTKSISTSSSLHVREVVSRKELQMVEAELEALLRGPVPAALRESARLLNVPVVKGDLALQLARQDYYTSRQNQVRDYLLRQKASFDLVRLAQEVELRRWRTCLKQLGEVNSRLVKEGEAATLRIESLAHPDLTVNPRPNPIISCKDAAFSRLLQILDHDSDHGRSEPFRTYEALDQAARDLAGNLQMTRDALAGASREQDYTAARLNGDCEALHRAVYTELQQLVLGPQVRPMATTDQELLCPNAQELTSKLVETEAQLQSLQHLMQEIMGEVKAKRSQLDRNALLRRERELYIYFHLDSQLLKKVVEDLEGKMAAERGQQ
- the haus3 gene encoding HAUS augmin-like complex subunit 3 isoform X2, whose translation is MLDGGQFVEALGRLGYPGASSLKASEFDWLFDCAPENLHFLRFVCRTLNRSNVLTTEEARAFQELRKSGKPLLDEAALGEVLKTVGPPDGSSANILGSSSSSSSSVFASEGDVAIEDLEAELQALRKEKELKQRRYNRLQVVATSRADVDLRLNAELESAAHQLKETSASIGAENADTNAQLQNLTDVVNNLASYLPVQPEGKQKGKGEPVASSNLSISKSPSVLLSQMSLGPYLHQEELNTKTLTSFTQKHFFQGISDIVETSCSERFQVLDLSSCEDKEEEENEHKGRDREERVVERRRTEMARLQWSHIVAEHQLMQAMAEEKSVKAGLDWLSEKSSHTKSISTSSSLHVREVVSRKELQMVEAELEALLRGPVPAALRESARLLNVPVVKGDLALQLARQDYYTSRQNQVRDYLLRQKASFDLVRLAQEVELRRWRTCLKQLGEVNSRLVKEGEAATLRIESLAHPDLTVNPRPNPIISCKDAAFSRLLQILDHDSDHGRSEPFRTYEALDQAARDLAGNLQMTRDALAGASREQDYTAARLNGDCEALHRAVYTELQQLVLGPQELTSKLVETEAQLQSLQHLMQEIMGEVKAKRSQLDRNALLRRERELYIYFHLDSQLLKKVVEDLEGKMAAERGQQ